The nucleotide window CCTCAGGAGGCCCAGAGGATCCTTCAGCGGCGGCACCGCCCACCCGCCTCACGCGCCCTCCTCGCCTGTGGCCGATGCGCTGGTATCGAACCGTGACTTCGGGCAGACTCCGATCATGCGTTCCCGCACTCTCTTCGCCATTCCCGCTCTCGTGGCGCTGACGGTCGGCCTGACGGCGTGCCGTAACTACGAGCCCCTTGCCGTGGAGCCCCTCGAGCCCAGCGCCTCGGCCTCCTCGGAGGACTCCCCGCCCCCCAGCGGTGAGCCGAGCGCCTCCGCCTCCCCGACGCCGGGCAAGCCGAGCGCCGCCCCCTCCGAGACTCCCCGACCGACGCGGATCTCCGACCTGGCGGTGGGCGACTGCACGCTGGAGAACAGCGCCGCGGCCGACGGGGAGAGCGTCAGCGAGGTCTCCGTCGTCAACTGCGAGACGCCGCATGACCGGGAGGTGATCTCCATCGGGCAGTCATCCCTGGGCGCCTATGACGAGACCGCCCTGACCTCGGAGATCGACACGGCCTGCTCCACGGCCCTCATCGAGTACATGGGGGGCTCGGTGGGTGATTTCTCCACCAGTTACATGTACCCCTCCCAGAACGCCTGGGACGCCGGCAACCACTCCTACTACTGCTTCGCCACGACCAAGGACGGCAGCCAGAGCACGGGATCGGTGAAGAACGGTCCGACGACCACCGGCGAATCCAGCGGTCCCACGGCGGGCCCCGCAACGAAGAAGCCGGAGACGACCTGACCGGGGCGAGCCGGTCCCCGGCTGCGGATCGGGAGTGCGCCGCGGCCCGGCGCTGAGGTGAGCGCCGCTGGCGCACCGGGCGAACGATCGCGGGGGCGTCAGTGGCCTTGGGCCTCCTCGCCCTGGTCGGTCAGATAGGTCTGCAACCTCACCAGATCGAAGGGCTCATCACTCTCCGTGGTCGTCAGCACCCCGGCCACCGCCCGCGCCGGGCCCCCATCGACCGAGTACGTCGCCCGCCACGTCGTGGTCAACGTGATCCTGACCCCCCGCGCCGTGGCGGAGTACTTGTGGAACACCGTGTGATCAGGCCACGGCGCCCCCGCATCCGTCGTGGTCAACGACGTCCCATCACCCCAGGACCACGTATAGGACACCGGCGTGGCCACCACCCGCACCGCCGAGCCACCCACCACCGTGTCAACCACCTGATCAGCACCCCTGTGGACAACCCCGCCCCCACCGGCTCCTCCCGCAGGAGGACCCCTCTCGGCCGCTGGGGCCATCAGGCCCTCCGCCAGGTTCGTCAACCGGGCCGATCCGACCGGGGCCGCCGCCCGCCTACCGTGATGGATACCAGGGCAGCACCGGCCGCCCACAAGGCACCCCGGCACAGCAGCCCTCACCGGCTCCCATATCCCGAGATCGCCAGACCCCGCATCACCCAACCGCACCGAGCAGCCACATCGAGCAGAGGACTCCACCATGATTGAGGCAGTCGACCTGACCAAGCACTACGGCGCCAAGGTCGCCGTGGACCACATCTCCTTCACCGTCGAGCCCGGCACCGTCACCGGATTCCTCGGCCCCAACGGCGCCGGCAAGTCCACCACCATGCGCATGATCATGGGTCTGGACAAGCCCACCACCGGCCGCGTCACCGTCAACGGCCGCCCCTACCGCGAGCTGGCCGCGCCCCTGTGCGAGGTCGGCGCCCTCCTGGACGCCAAGGGCCTGCACCCCTCGCGCTCGGCCCGCACCCACCTGACCCAGCTGGCCATCTCCAACGGCATCCCCACCAACCGCGTCGACGAGGTCCTGGAGCTGACCGGCCTGACCAGCGTGGCCAAGAAGCGCGTCAAGGGCTTCTCCCTGGGCATGGGCCAGCGCCTGGGCATCGCCGCCGCCCTCCTGGGCGACCCCCAGACCCTCATCTTCGATGAGCCGGTCAACGGCCTGGATCCCGAGGGCGTCAAGTGGGTGCGCGAGACCTGCCGCAACCTGGCCTCCCAGGGCCGCACCGTCTTCATCTCCTCCCACCTCATGAGCGAGATGGCCCAGACCGCCGACCAGCTCATCGTCATCGGCCGCGGCCGCATCATCACCTCTGGCCCCGTCAACGAGGTCATCGCCGCAGCCACCGCCGACCGCGTCCGCGTGGCCTCCCCCCAGGCCACCCGGCTCGCCGAGCTCATGGCCTCCCACAAGCTGGCCGCGCGCCCCGTTGAGCCCAGCGTCCTGGAGACCACCGACACCACCGCCGCCGCCATCGGCGAACTCGCCGCCACCCACGGCATCGTCCTGCACGAGCTCACCACCATCCGCGCCAGCCTCGAAGAGGCCTACCTGACCCTGACCAAAGACTCCGTGGAGTACGCCGTCGGGGAGCACACCCCCGCCGACCCCGGGCCAGCCGGTCCCCGCCCCACCGGGGGCGCGGCGCCGCGCCCCTCCTCCCCCACCCGCCACAGCGCCCGGGCCGCCTGACCCACCGGCCCACGAAAGGAACGATCATGACCGCCACCACCATGCAGGGGCCCGCGCCTGCCGCGCGGCCCAGCACCCAGTCCCCCGCCCTGCGCCGCCCCGCCATCACCGGCCGCCAGACCTTCGCCCGGGCCGTCGCCTCGGAGTGGACCAAGATCCGCACCCTGCGCTCGACCTGGGTCACCGGGGCGATCACCGTCGTCGTCACCGTCCTGTTCGGCGCAGGCCTGGCCATCGCCTTGAGCCAGACCCCCGAGGTCCAGGACGGTGCCGCAGAGGCCATCACCGTCGGCGCCACCTTCGGCCAGATCGCGGTGGCCGTCCTGGCGGCCCTGGCCATCACCGGGGAGTACGCCTCGGGGCAGATCCGCTCCTCCCTGGCCGCCGTGCCCCGCCGCGGGCGCCTGCTGGCCGCCAAGGCGATCGTGGTGGCAGCCCTCGCCTTCGTCCTGGGGCTGGTGTCCATCACCCTGTCCTGGGCTCTCTCGGCCCCCTTCATGGACGGGCACGCCGGCTCCCTGGCCGACGCCGAGTACCTGGGCCTGTTCTGGGGCACGGGCCTGGCCTTCGCCCTCATCGCCCTGATGAGCCTGGGCCTGGGCTTCCTCATGCGCTCGACCGCCGGGGCACTCACCGTCACGACAGTGCTGCTGTTCGTCATCAACCTCCCCCTCAACCTCATGGCCCTCAAGTGGGACTGGGCCACCAAGGCCCTGGAGCTCACGCCTTCGGCCGCCTCGAACGCCGTATCCGATCCCTTCGAGTACACCTCGCGGTGGGCGGAGGCCTCCGTCGACCACCCGGTCGTGCTGGCCGTCTTCCTGGCCTGGACCCTGGTGCCCCTGGTCCTGGGCGGCCTGTCCTTCCTGCGCCGGGACGCCTGAGGCCCCCATGGAGCTGACCCGCCGAGGTGAGCCCGCCCCGGGCGGCCCCGCAGTGCTGCGGGGCCGCCCGGGGTATCCCACCAGCCCTATCGAGCCATCACCGTCATCACCCGACCAGAGCGGGTCTCCCCGCCTACCCGGCCAGGATCGCCCCACCCCCAAGCCGCCCCACCCCGGGCCCGGCAGCCGCGGGCCGGTGCCGCCTCCTGCCGGCCGCCTCGACGACGTCGACGCCTCCCCCCGCTCGGCCCACCTGGCACTCCTCCAGGCCGCCGCCCGGGCGCTGCCGTTGTCGTCGGGCACCGCAAGCCATAGCGCAACCTCCCCCGCCGAGCCCGCCAGGACCGGACCCGAGGGCCACGCGGCCCCAGAAGATGCCACACTTGCCATGATGCACCTCACCACCGCACTGCACCGCGACTCCCCCGTGCGCGCCTCCCTGGGCGGCCGTCTGCGCACCTGGTATCGCGAGCACCCCTTCCAGGTGGACTCCCTCATCGCCGTGGGCGTCCTCCTGGTCAACATCCCCCTGGGCTTCCTGCTGCTGATGCGCCCCTCACCAGCACTCGAGCTCCCCCGCGAGATCGCCAGCGCCCTGCCCATGGCCCTGGGCTCCAGTGTCATCGCCACCGCCCTGCTGGCGGTGCGGCGACGCTTCCCGATGGCGAGCTGGCTGGGCCTGCTCCTGCTCCTCGTCGCCTTCCAGACGATCGGCCAGGTGCTGCTATCGCTGAGCCCCGAGGAGAGCGCGACGGCGCTCGGAGGCCTAGCCGCCTTCGTCATCCTGGGACTGCCGCTGTGCCTGGGCACGATCGCCGTCTACCGGCGCCCCGCCGCGGCCTGGGGGGCCTGGGCCGTGACCGGCCTGGTGTTCTCCATCAACTACCTCATCACCGAGAGCAGTAACCAGACTGCCGAGTCGGCATGGCGCAACATCACGACCAATCTCATCATGTTCGCCATCCCCGTGCTCGTGGGCCTGACCATCAGGGCCTCGCGCCGCAACCTCGAGGATCTGCGGATGCACACGGCTCGCATGGCCCTGGCCCGCGAGCAGAGCGCGCTGCTCGCGGCCGCCGAGGAGCGCAGCCGCATCGCCCGCGAGATGCACGACGTCGTCGCCCACTCCCTGGCGGTGATGATCACCATGGCCGACGGCGCCGCCGCCGCCATCGACCGCCGACCCGAGCAGGCCAAGCAGGCCCTGGAGGTGCTGGCCGAGACCGGGCGCAGTGCCCTGGCCGATACCCGCCGCCTCGTGGGAGTCCTGCGCGAGGATCCCCCCGCCACCTCCATGGCCCCGGAGGCCTCGCCCGCCTCGGCCGCATCCCCGTCGGGCGTCCGCACCACCGGGGCGGGCGAGCAGGACGGTGGCGCCCACCAGGCCGATGATCCGCGCACGGGCCTCCCACGCGGCGGCCAACCCCAGGCCAGCCCGGTGACCTCAGGCCCCGTGCCGGTCGTCCGCGAGCTGCCGGTTCCCGAGTTCGCGCCCCCGGGCACGGTGGCGCCCGTCGAGCCCAGCGCGCAGATCGCCGACCTGCGCCGTCGGGCCACCGGTACCCAGGCCGACCCCACCACCGGCGAGGCCCCCATGTCCCCCGCCCCCGAGCAGGCCGACATCGCCACCCTGGTGGAGCACTTCAGGGCCGCCGGAGTGCCGGTGGCCTACACGTGGACGGGCGCGAGCCTGCCGCAGGACAAGGCCCTCCAGCTCACTCTCTTCCGCATCGCGCAGGAGTCCTTGACCAATGTGCTGCGCTACGCCCCCACCACGAAGTCCGTGGCGGTCACCGTGGAGCGCCATACGGGCACCGCGGTGCTCACGGTGGACAACGAGGCGGCCCCGGGCTCACGGCCCATGCACGGATCGGGCAAGGGCCTCATCGGCATGCGGGAGCGCGCCGCGGTCTATGGTGGGACAGTGCAGGCCGGCCCCACCCCCATCGGGTGGCGTGTGCGCGCCGTCCTGCGCTGGGACGAGCACGATGAAGGGAGCTCTTCGTGGCAGATGCCTCTGTGAACACCGCAGCCGGCGACGACGACCAGGAGGCCGAGCCCCTGCGCACCGTCCGCGTGGTTCTGGCCGACGACCAGTCCCTCATGCGCATGGGCTTCCGCATGGTCCTGGATGCCGAGGAGGGGATCGAGGTGGTCGGCGAGGCCTCCGACGGCACCACCGCCATCGCCCAGGCCAAGGCCCTCCGGCCCGATGTCATCCTCATGGATGTGCGCATGCCGGGGATGAACGGCATCGAGGCCACGCAGATCATCGCCCAGGAATGCCCCAGCACCCGGATCCTCATCCTGACCACCTTCGACCTGGATGAGTACGCCTTCTCCGGGCTGCGGGCGGGTGCCTCCGGCTTCCTGCTCAAGGACACGCGCCCCACCGAGCTGGCCGAGGCCATCCGCACGGTGGCCTCCGGGGAGGCGGTGGTCTCGCCCCGCGTCACCCAGCGGATGCTGGAGATGTTCGCCGCCGACCTGCCCGACACCGGTGGGACGCCGTCGGCCGAGGACCCCAGGCTGGCCTCCCTGACGCCCCGGGAGCGCGAGATCCTCATGCTCATGGCCCGGGGCATGTCCAATGCGGAGATCGCGGCCCATCTGGTCGTCTCGGCCACCACCGTCAAGACCCACGTGGGCAATGTGCTGGCCAAACTGGACGTGCGCGACCGGGTGCAGGCCGTCGTCGTGGCCTACGAGACCGGCCTCATGACCTAACCTACCCCTTTTGCATGAGATCGTCCTTTTCCGGGCCTGGAAAAGGACGATCTCATGCAAATTGTCGAAGAGTAGGGGTCAGGGGGTGTGGAGGCGCTGCTGAGCGGCCTCGAAGCCCTCGGCCACCACCTGCTCGACGACGTCGGCCGCCTGCTCCAGGGTGACCCCCAACTCCTCGCGCTCGCGCGCCGGGAAGTCGGACAGGACGAAGGCCGCGGGGTCCTGGCGTCCCGGCGGGCGGCCCACCCCCACGCGCAGCCGCGCGTAGTCCTTGGTGCCCAGCACCGAGGAGATGGATCGCAGGCCGTTGTGCCCGCCCTCTCCCCCGCCGCGCTTGAGGCGCAGCTCATGGGGCGGGATGTCGAGCTCGTCGTGGATGACCAGCAGCCCCGCGCGGGGGTCCACCCCGTAATAGCCCAGGAGGGATTTCACGGGGCCACCGGAGACATTCATGAAGGAGGTGGGCGCGGCCAGGATGGCCCGGGGGCCGGGCGCTCCGCCCGGCAGCATCCCCAGGCGCACCTCGGCCAGGCGGGCGCGGGCCTTGTGGGGGGAGAGGCGGGCCCCGGTACGCCCCGCCAGGACGTCGATGACCATATGGCCAACGTTGTGGCGGTTGCGGGCGTACCGGGCCTCGGGGTTCCCCAGCCCGACGATCAGCCAGGGGGCGGTCACGGGCGGCTCACTCGGCTCGCGGCGACGGCTCGGTCACTGCTCCTCAGCGGCCTGGTCCCCAGCCTCATCCTCGGGGACGGAGGCGGCCACGGCGCCCTTGTCGGCCACGTTGACCACGGCGGCCTCGGGCTCGGAGACGGCCTCGACGCCCTCGGGCAGGGTCAGGTCGGCCACGGTCAGCACGGTGCCGCCGGCCACGCCGGTGATGTCGACCTCGAGGGTCTCGGGGATGGAGACGGCGGGGGCGGAGAGCACCACGTGGGAGGACTCGATCATGTGGATGGTGCCGGGGGCGGCCTCGCCGACGACGGTGACGGGCACCTCGACCTCAACGCGCTCGTTGCGGTTGACCAGCAGGAAGTCCACGTGCTGGACGCCGGGGCGGATGGGGTGGCGCTGGACCTCCTTGGTCAGCACCAGCAGGGTCTCGCTGCCGACCTTGAGCTCGACCAGGGCGTTGTCGTTGCTGCGCAGGGCCAGGCGGGTGGCGTGCTCCTCCAGCAGCAGGTGGCGCGGCTCGGTGCCGTGGCCGTAGACGACGACGGGGACCTGGCCGGCGCGGCGGGCCTGGCGGGCCGAGCCCTTGCCGAACTCGGTGCGGTCCTGGCCCGTGAGGGTGATGGCGTTGTTGGCCATGTGGCTCTCCTAGATGATGAGGAGCGGGACCAGGGCCCCGCAGTCAGTGGTCCGGCGGGCGCGTCGACGCGCAGTACCGCCAGGTACCACCACGTCGATCACGGATGCGCGCTGGGCAGCGCGTCCCTCGCCGGGGCAACGCCGGGCAGTCTACGCCACCGCCAAGCGGCCCCGGAAGGCGCCCTGCGGTGAGGCGCCCCACCCGCCGGCATCGCCGCCGCCGGGACTGGGGCCACCTGAGCTGAGGCTTCCGGGGCTGAGGTGTCCGAGGCAGACCATCCCACGTGATGCGGGGGCAGGACGCCGGCGCTACGTCACGGGGTGCGTCCCTTTAGTGCGGTGGCAATTCCTGCGGGTCCTCACAGGAGGCTCAGGCGCCGCCCCGTGCCTATAGAACGCGGGGTTGTCCGTGGATTGCAGGTGCTGTCGGCACGGTGCAGGTCTGGGAGACCCGCATTCCGCAGACATCCCCCGCAAAGTGCAGACAATCCTGCGCAGTGCAGACAACCCCGCACAGTGGACCCATCTCCGCCATGCGCCGGAGTACTCAGCGCCCAGAGCCTCCGGGCGTCAGAACCTCCGGGTCCCCAGCGATTCCGGCTGTCAGTAGCTCCGGGAGGCCAGCAGCGCCAGCCTCCGGGCCGCGGCGGAATCAGCCCCCCAGCCACTCCAGGCAGCGGCGCACCTGCTCGATGGGGAGCTGGCCGGGGGCGGAGGCCAGGGCCTCACCCTCCTCATCGGGGACGACGACGAAGGTCAGGGCCGAGCCGAAGACCGGTGCCACACGGCTGATGGTCCCCAGGGCCCCCATGGACATCGCTGCCACCGGCACCTCCAGCGCCGTCGACATCCGCGCGCTGACCCCCAGCAGGCGGGCCACGTCCTCCGCGCTCAGCGGCATCACCGCCACCTTGGCCAGGTCGGCGCCCTGGGCCGCCATACCCGCCAGCACCTCCTCCAGCTCGGCGTCGCCGGGAGTGCCCTCGAAGTCGTGGAAGGATCCGACGACGTCGATCCCCCGCTCGTGGGCGCGCGCGGCCAGTTCGGGCAGGCAGCCGCGCTGGACCTCGACGTCGATGGCCGCGAGGCGCGCGGTCCGCGGCAGTGCCTCCACTGCCTCCAGGACCGCGAGCAGGATCTCCCTGTAGGCGGCATCCCCCACCTGCGCCCGCCCGCCCTCGGCCGTGGTGCGGCAGGTGAGCAGGAGCGGGGCGGGCGCCTCCAGGTCCGCACCGGCACTGGACTGCCCCGGGGCCCCCATGCCTGCCTGAGCCTCGTACAGGCCTCCCAGGCACTCCAGGATCCGGGATGCCGCCGGACCGGGCCCCGCCTCCAGGCCCTGGCGCACCTCCTCCAGCAGATCCACGCGCATCTCCAGAACCTCGGCCCCAGCGCTCACGGCCCGGCGGGCCTGGTCGGCGGCCTTAGCGAGGGTGGGGCCGGTCAGGGCGACGACGAGCGCGGGCCGTCCCGCACCGACCCGTGCCCCGCCCCAGCGCAGGGGGCCACTGCCGGGGCCCCGCTGCCCCGGCTCCTGCCCCGGCTCCTGGCCAACGGCCTCATGCGGCTGGTACTGCTGCGGTGTCATGGCCCCGCCGCCTCACCGCACGGCGGGCCCGCTGCCGGCGCCGTCCAAGGGCGCCGCGCCGGCTCCGGAGGACTCCGTGGAACCAGCCGACTGCGGGGAGCTGGGCGCCGCCGCTTCCACGGGCACCAGCGAGAGGGCGACGCCGTCGAGGATGTCGCGCAGGCTCGTCACCGTCCCGCGCAGGGACCGCCCGGCGGCCGCGGTATCGGCGGCCACCCGGGCCACGATCTCGCTCCACACCAGGGCCCCGGCGGCGATGACGTCGCGGCGCCCGGGCGACAGGAAGCCCCACCCCTCGCGCTGGGCGGGGGTGGAGTGGATGATCGCCTCGCAGGAGGCCAGGACCTGCTCGACTCCCAGCTCGGCGCCGTCGACGGCCTGCGGGTCGAAGGCCTCCAGGCCCAGGGCATGCGATGTCACGGTGGTGATCGTCCCGGCCATGCCCACGATGAGCTCGGGGGCGCCGAGGTCGACCACCTGGGCGGCCTCCTCCAGCAGGCCGCGCACCTCCGCGCGCGCCGCCTCCTCGCCGCCGGCGGTGACGCCGTGGGCCAGATGGCGCTCGGTGATGCGCACGCTGCCCACGTCCAGGCTGATCGCCGCACTGGGGGCGCCCGCCCCCAGGACCAGCTCGGTGGAGCCCCCGCCCAGGTCCACCACCAGGCGGGGGGCCTGCGGGGCGGCCGAGCCAAGCAGGGAGCCGGCGAAGGCCAGGCGCGCCTCCTCATCCCCGCTGATGACCTCGGGGGCGATGCCCAGCAGGCGGCTGACCCCGGTGGTGAAGGCCTCCCGGTTCTCGGCGTCGCGGGTGGCGGAGGTGGCCACGAAGCGCCGGTGCCCCGGTCCCTGGGGGACGCCGTGGCGCTCGCACTGGGCGGCGTAGTCCTCGACCACCGCCAGGGTGCGCTCCAGGGCGGCATCGTCCAGGCGGCCCGTGCGGTCCACGCCCTGACCCAGGCGCACGATCTCGTTGCGCCGCTCCAGGGTCTCCAGCCTCACGCCGCCGGCCTCAAGGTGGGCGTCGGCGATGAGGAGGCGGATGGTGTTGGTTCCGCAGTCGATGGCGGCCACGCGGGTCATGGGCGGGTCCTCCTGGAGGGGCTCGGCTCAGGCGGTTCGAGGGGCGCTGGGCGCTCCTGGCAGGAAACGTAGCAGCCCGGGCGTGTGGGGTGCCGTGGCCCGGCGCGCGGCCGGCCGGGCGCTGAGGCAGGCCGGGCGGCGGAGCGGATCGGCCCGGCCGCAACAAGGGCATCGGGGGCGCAGGCCCGCGCCGCACTGCGGGGCGGGCGGGCCCCGGTAGTCGGCCGCCGCGGCGGCCGGCGGCTCAGCAGTGGCAGCGGGCCTCATCCCACAGGCCGCGGGCCCGCAGGGCCATCAGGGTGCGGTCCCCCATGGGGTTGATGCCCGGCGCTGTGGCCAGCGTGTGGCCCAGCACGGCGTGGAGGCACTTGACGCGCGTGGGCATGCCCCCCGCGGAGATCCCCTCGATCTCGGGCACCTGCCCGAGCTCGGCGCGGCGGGCCAGGTAGTCCTCGTGGGCGCGGGCGTAGGCCGCGGCGAGCTCAGCGTCCTGGGCGAGCTCGGCGTTGAGCTCCTCCATGAGGTGCTCGGCCTCCAGGGTGGAGCACCCCTTCACCGCGGCGGGGTGGGTGAGGTAGTAGCTGGTGGGGAAGGGGGTGCCGTCGTCCAGCCGCGGGGCGGTGCGCACGACGGCGGGGCGCCCGCAGACGCAGCGCGCGGCGATGGCCACCACGCCCCGGGGGATCCGCCCGAGCTGCTCGGTCAGGGCCTCGAGGTCGGCCGGGGTCACGGGGGTGTCGGTCATGGCGTCTCCTGGGGCGCGGGTGCCTGGCTGGGCGCTGCGCTGGGCTGGGGTTGGGGTGCGGGCGCCCCACCGGGGGCCCCGCTGGGCTCCTGCCCCGGCCGGCCGCCCGGTGCTCCGCTGGGGCTCGGCTGCCCGCTGGGCTGCGGGGTGGTGGGGGCCCAACCCCGCTGGGCGGGGTCGGTGGGCGCCTCGGTCTGCTCGGCGCCGCCCGCCGCCCGCGAGGACTTCCGGAGGGTCTCGTACCAGGGCAGGCGCTGGGAGTCCTGGTCGGTATCGCCGCCGCCCTCGCCGTCGGCCAGGCCGTCAGCCCCCACGACGACGTAGGTGGTCTCCCCCGGCATGACGTAGCCCAGGCGCTGGCGCACCTGGGAGCGCACGAAGGTCTCGTCCTGCCACTGGGCCAGCTCCTGCTCCAGGGCGGTGGAGGTGGCCTTGGCCTCGGCGAGCTGGTTGACGACGTCGTCGTACTGGGCGCGCTGGGACAGGTAGGCGCGCAGGGAGGTGAAGACGACGGCGAAGGAGATGAGCGCCACGATGACGAGGGTGACCACGCGCGGGGGCACCCCCCTCTCGGCGACCACGGGGGCCTCGGCGCTTTCCCGATCGGAGGCTCCGCGCGAGCCGGCGGGCCCGGCGGAGGCCCCCGGGCCCGCGGCACTGGAGGAGGCGCGGCCGGGGTGCGTTCCCGAGCCGCGCGAGCCACGTGAGCCTCGGTGGCTGGCGGTGCGGGAGGGTCGGCGCGGCGTCATGCATCGAATCCTGCCCCAGGTCGATGGCGCAGGGCGCGCACGACACAGGAGGCGTCACCGACACCGCCCGATGGCGGCGCGCACCTGAGCGGGCCGGGCGCCACGAGTCGCGGCGGCGGCCAGGGGCGGCCCGCTCCACGTGATCAGGAGCGGCCCGGGGCTCCCGGCAGGTCCATGACCACGCCCAGTCCCCCGGCGGGCCTGGCATGCAGGTGCAGCTCGCCCTCGTGGGCGGTGACCACGGCCGAGACGATCGCCAGGCCCAGGCCGTGCCCGGCGCCCCGCGAGCGCCCCTGGCCGCGGACGAAGGGCTCACGCAGGACCGGGATCCTCTCGGCGGGGATGACCGGGCCATCATTGTCAACGGTGAGCCGCACGGCGCAAGGCCGGCCCCGATCGAGTGGGCGGCTGTGGACCCGCACCATGACCCGGCCGCCCTCGGCGCTGTGGCGCACGGCGTTGCGCAGGAGGTTGGAGACGGCCTGGCGCAGCAGGACCGGATCTGCCCTGACCCGGGGCTCCTCCAGTGCGCACTGCACGTGCAGGCCCCGGTGATGCGCCTGATCGCAGAGGCGCGCCAGCTCGCCGCGGATGATGGCGGCGATATCGACCTCCTCGCGCTCGAGCTCCCCGGCCTGGGCATCGGCGAGGTCCAGGAGGGCGTCGATCAGCTCCCGATTGGCGTCGTTGGTCTGCCGCACCCGCACTAGGACCTCGCGCAGGCCCTCGACTGTGGGATGGGGGTCGGTCAGGGCGACGTCGATCATTGTCTTGGTGGTGGCCAGCGGTGTGCGCAGCTCATGGGAGGCGTTGGCCGCGAAGCGGCGGTGCACCTCGAAGGCCCGCTCCAGGGAGGCCAGCATGCTGTCGAAGGTGTCGGCCAGGTCGTGGATCTCGTCATGCGGGCCGGACAGGGACAGGCGCTGGCCGAGGTCTCCTGAGGCTGCCCGCCTGGCGGCGGCGCTCACGGAGGTCAGTGGCCGGAGCATCCTGCCGGCCAGGATCCAGCACACCACCGCGGACAGGAGGGTCAGCACCAGCAGGACGATGACTGCCGCGCACAGGATCGTGGTGTACAGCGAGCTCTCGACGTCCCTCAGCAGCTCGTTGAACTCCGGCGACGAGAGGTCGACCTGCTCGGGAGGGATCTGCCCGCCGTCGGAGATGATGTAGACCTCGAAGAAGGTATAGGAGGAGACCAGGGCAATGAGGACCGCCCCCGTGGCAGCCATGAGACCGGTGTAGGTCAGGACCAGGCGAGCGCGGATGCTCAGGCGCCGTGCACGGCGCAGGCCTGCCTCCGGCAGCTCCCCTCCCGCCGGCCGGGACTGGAGCGCCGGTGCCGCAGGGGCGCCAGCGGCTGGGCACGGGCGATGCCTCATGCGCTGAACCGGTAGCCCGCGCCGCTCACCGTCTGGATCACCCAGGGGTCGCCCAGCTTGCGGCGCAGGTGGGAGATGGTCACGCGCACGGAGTTGGTGAAGGGATCAGCGTTGGCGTCCCAGGCCCGCTCCAGCAGCTCCTCGGAGCTGATCACTCCCCCATCGGCCTCCATGAGGACCTGGAGGATGGCGAACTCCTTGGGGCTGAGCCGAAGGGGGCGCCCGTCGCGCCGCACCTCGCGTCGGAAGGGGTCGAGCCTGACGCCGTGGGCCTCAATGACAGGGATGCGCGCGGGCTGGTTGCGCCGCTCCAGGGCCCGCAGCCTGGCCACCAGCTCGGGGAACTCGAAGGGCTTGACCAGGTAGTCGTCCGCCCCCAGCTCGAAGCCCCCCACCCGGGCGTCCAGCCTCCTGGCGGCGGTGAGCATGAGCACCCTGGTGCCGGGGTGCTCCTCGGCGACCCGGAGGCAGACCTCGTCTCCGTGCACCAGGGGCAGGTCGCGGTCCAGGACCAGGACGTCGTAGTGGTGCTCCCCGATCCGCTCCAGGGCCCCGGCCCCATCCCCGACGACGTCCACCGCCATCGCCTCGCGGCGCAGCCCGGCCGCGATGGCCTCGGCCAGGTACTCCTCGTCCTCCACGACCAGCACGCGCACTGCTGCCCCCTCGATACCCGCAGGCGCTCATCGCGCCTGACGCCGTGAGTCACTGACGGCCAGATTGAACCACCACCGACGTTGCCACGGCATAAGCGGCACCGTGAACGCCATGGCAACACCGGTCCGGCTTGTCTTGCCCCCGCGGGCGGGACGCATCCGCTCCTGTCCGCCCAGTAAGGGCTGCGCCACTGGGCCGGCCACCGCACCTAGTACGGAGGGACATCCATGACCACCATTGGAGGGACCAGCATGATGAGAAGGGCCGCGGCCACCAGGACGGCCGCGGCCGCCGGGGCGATCTGCGCGGCGATGGTACTGAGCCTGCTCGCCGGCTGC belongs to Actinomyces capricornis and includes:
- a CDS encoding response regulator; the protein is MRMGFRMVLDAEEGIEVVGEASDGTTAIAQAKALRPDVILMDVRMPGMNGIEATQIIAQECPSTRILILTTFDLDEYAFSGLRAGASGFLLKDTRPTELAEAIRTVASGEAVVSPRVTQRMLEMFAADLPDTGGTPSAEDPRLASLTPREREILMLMARGMSNAEIAAHLVVSATTVKTHVGNVLAKLDVRDRVQAVVVAYETGLMT
- a CDS encoding ABC transporter ATP-binding protein — its product is MIEAVDLTKHYGAKVAVDHISFTVEPGTVTGFLGPNGAGKSTTMRMIMGLDKPTTGRVTVNGRPYRELAAPLCEVGALLDAKGLHPSRSARTHLTQLAISNGIPTNRVDEVLELTGLTSVAKKRVKGFSLGMGQRLGIAAALLGDPQTLIFDEPVNGLDPEGVKWVRETCRNLASQGRTVFISSHLMSEMAQTADQLIVIGRGRIITSGPVNEVIAAATADRVRVASPQATRLAELMASHKLAARPVEPSVLETTDTTAAAIGELAATHGIVLHELTTIRASLEEAYLTLTKDSVEYAVGEHTPADPGPAGPRPTGGAAPRPSSPTRHSARAA
- a CDS encoding septum formation family protein; amino-acid sequence: MRSRTLFAIPALVALTVGLTACRNYEPLAVEPLEPSASASSEDSPPPSGEPSASASPTPGKPSAAPSETPRPTRISDLAVGDCTLENSAAADGESVSEVSVVNCETPHDREVISIGQSSLGAYDETALTSEIDTACSTALIEYMGGSVGDFSTSYMYPSQNAWDAGNHSYYCFATTKDGSQSTGSVKNGPTTTGESSGPTAGPATKKPETT
- the pth gene encoding aminoacyl-tRNA hydrolase; translation: MTAPWLIVGLGNPEARYARNRHNVGHMVIDVLAGRTGARLSPHKARARLAEVRLGMLPGGAPGPRAILAAPTSFMNVSGGPVKSLLGYYGVDPRAGLLVIHDELDIPPHELRLKRGGGEGGHNGLRSISSVLGTKDYARLRVGVGRPPGRQDPAAFVLSDFPAREREELGVTLEQAADVVEQVVAEGFEAAQQRLHTP
- a CDS encoding sensor histidine kinase; this translates as MPPPAGRLDDVDASPRSAHLALLQAAARALPLSSGTASHSATSPAEPARTGPEGHAAPEDATLAMMHLTTALHRDSPVRASLGGRLRTWYREHPFQVDSLIAVGVLLVNIPLGFLLLMRPSPALELPREIASALPMALGSSVIATALLAVRRRFPMASWLGLLLLLVAFQTIGQVLLSLSPEESATALGGLAAFVILGLPLCLGTIAVYRRPAAAWGAWAVTGLVFSINYLITESSNQTAESAWRNITTNLIMFAIPVLVGLTIRASRRNLEDLRMHTARMALAREQSALLAAAEERSRIAREMHDVVAHSLAVMITMADGAAAAIDRRPEQAKQALEVLAETGRSALADTRRLVGVLREDPPATSMAPEASPASAASPSGVRTTGAGEQDGGAHQADDPRTGLPRGGQPQASPVTSGPVPVVRELPVPEFAPPGTVAPVEPSAQIADLRRRATGTQADPTTGEAPMSPAPEQADIATLVEHFRAAGVPVAYTWTGASLPQDKALQLTLFRIAQESLTNVLRYAPTTKSVAVTVERHTGTAVLTVDNEAAPGSRPMHGSGKGLIGMRERAAVYGGTVQAGPTPIGWRVRAVLRWDEHDEGSSSWQMPL
- a CDS encoding ABC transporter permease subunit, yielding MTATTMQGPAPAARPSTQSPALRRPAITGRQTFARAVASEWTKIRTLRSTWVTGAITVVVTVLFGAGLAIALSQTPEVQDGAAEAITVGATFGQIAVAVLAALAITGEYASGQIRSSLAAVPRRGRLLAAKAIVVAALAFVLGLVSITLSWALSAPFMDGHAGSLADAEYLGLFWGTGLAFALIALMSLGLGFLMRSTAGALTVTTVLLFVINLPLNLMALKWDWATKALELTPSAASNAVSDPFEYTSRWAEASVDHPVVLAVFLAWTLVPLVLGGLSFLRRDA